The genomic DNA AGGTGTGGGTTTAAAAGCAAATAATAGTATATAACAAGGAGAAAAGAGAGGTCAGTATCTTGGAGACATTTACTCTCCAAAGACTGTCTCTGCTGAACAGCCTAGTTAGACGACTCTATCCCTGGCTTCGTGTCTAGGTCTCTGCTTCCTGCTTTTAATTACTGATATGCCTTTACTTTTTTCCTCTTAATCAGGTCTCCATCTTCCCTGTTACTTTgcaatctctctctttcccttctATGGTGCAAAATAAAGGAGGTCATTAATGACGACTCCTTGTTGCTCTTGGTGGGACACAGGCAAATAACCATATGCAAACCTTATGAAGCTATGTGGAACTAAATTACATAATAATCTTCGCATGAATTGATGAGCATATGCTTTGTCAAGTTTTCGTCACCAAAAATCTCCGCAAGAGCACAGCCCACTTTTGAAGTGATGAAATCTATTGGCATCTCTCATTACAATGTCTCGTCTGAATAACTCAGAGACCAGCTTACAAAAAATATGGCAATCTCTACAGACACGTAAATTTTTTGTGATCCGAAGACAGGCTCTGTCAGGTGTTCTGAGCAGACCATAAGCAATTGCTAGCCTCTCACTGTGCCCATGCAGCATCTGAACCTTCTCCCCTTCATTTTCATTATGCAGAACAAACTTTGTATCGGCTAAATAACCTGCTTCCTTCTCCAACTTCCTAGTAACCTCGGACAATTTCTCATATATCTCTTTGGTCTCTGGGTGAGACTTATCTCTTGCTGTAAATTTATGAACCTTGCCGTCTATCTCAATCCAACTACATCCAGGGTGTTTCTCCAATCCGCTTGCTTTCATTTTTGCCCTCACTCTTTCTACATCGTCCCATCTTCCTTGTTCAGCAAAGACATTAGATACAAGCACAAGATTTCCCGGATTCTTAGGTTCTAGCTCAAGGAGCCTCTGAGCTGCTATCGCCCCAATTTCTTTCTCTGAATGAGATCGGCATGCGGCAAGGAGTGCACACCACACTTCTGTGGTCGGTTCTGTCTTCATCATTTTAACGAATTCAAAGGCTTCCACTACACAGTTTGCACGACCCAGCATGTCAACCAGACACACGTAATGTTCAGGCCATGGTTCCAATTTATATTCATGTTCCATGATCTTGAGAAACCCTCTACCCTCGNAGACCAGCTTACAAAAAATATGGCAATCTCTACAGACACGTAAATTTTTTGTGATCCGAAGACAGGCTCTGTCAGGTGTTCTGAGCAGACCATAAGCAATTGCTAGCCTCTCACTGTGCCCATGCAGCATCTGAACCTTCTCCCCTTCATTTTCATTATGCAGAACAAACTTTGTATCGGCTAAATAACCTGCTTCCTTCTCCAACTTCCTAGTAACCTCGGACAATTTCTCATATATCTCTTTGGTCTCTGGGTGAGACTTATCTCTTGCTGTAAATTTATGAACCTTGCCGTCTATCTCAATCCAACTACATCCAGGGTGTTTCTCCAATCCGCTTGCTTTCATTTTTGCCCTCACTCTTTCTACATCGTCCCATCTTCCTTGTTCAGCAAAGACATTAGATACAAGCACAAGATTTCCCGGATTCTTAGGTTCTAGCTCAAGGAGCCTCTGAGCTGCTATCGCCCCAATTTCTTTCTCTGAATGAGATCGGCATGCGGCAAGGAGTGCACACCACACTTCTGTGGTCGGTTCTGTCTTCATCATTTTAACGAATTCAAAGGCTTCCACTACACAGTTTGCACGACCCAGCATGTCAACCAGACACACGTAATGTTCAGGCCATGGTTCCAATTTATATTCATGTTCCATGATCTTGAGAAACCCTCTACCCTCGTCAAGCAGACCTGCATGGCTGCACGCATGAAGAAGAGCCAGAAATGAAATGTGATCGGGCGAGATGTTTTCATGCCTCATTTTATTGAACAACTCAACAGATGCTTTTCCACAGCCGTGCATCCCATATGCATTGATCATACTTGTGAATTGCAGTAAACCTTTCCTTTCTATCCCATCAAATACAACCTTTGCACTCTGTAAATCTCCACAGCATGCATACATATCAACAACTGCAACTGCAATGGACTCCTCTAGGAAAAAACCCTTGCGGAGTACGTAGCCATGAACTTCTCTACCTTTCTTGAGGGCAGATAAACTTGCTGCAGTGGACAGTATACACAACAATGCTACAGAATCAGCTGACAAACCAGTTTCAACCATGCGTCGAAAGATCTCAACAGCCTTGTTTTCGTTACCATTTAGAGCACTAGACGAAATCATGCTAGTCCAAGAGACAACATCTTTACCTTTAATTGATTCAAATATTCGAGTAGCATAGCCCATGTTCCTGCATTTTCCGTAAACATCTACCAACTCATTCTGTATCACAGTATCAAGTAAACCTTTTCTCAAGATGTGACAATGAATCTCTTTGACAATGAGCTCAGATTTCAGCAAACTACAAGCTCGAAGGATGCTTCCCAGCATCAATTCATCAATTTCCATCCTTTCCTTAGCAACATTCCGAAAGAGTTGTAAGGCTTCTACATGACAATCATTCTGGGCATAACCAGCAATGACTGTAGTCCATGAAATAAGATCTTTTTCATGCATCCTAAGAAACACGCGGCCCATATAACATGTGCGGTTGCATTTTGAGTACATATCTATCAACGTGTTTCCAACCTGCAAATAAGAATCCCAGCCATGTTTAATGACGTAAGCATGCAATTCCATTCCTGCCAACAGATTGCTTAATCTTCCTGACGCTGCAATGACACTGGTCATCGAAACCTCGTCGGGCTTGTGGCCAGCAGCGATCATATCACAAAAGAATCCTAATGCCTCCTTGTACATGAAATTCTGTACATAACCCTTAATCAGAGAATTCCATGTCACAACGTCAGCTTTGTCCATGTGACGAAGAATCCTTCCAGCCTCGAGCATTTTACCACACCTGGTATACATTGCAATCAAGGCATTGCACACATATAGTTCagaagaaagatttgatttcAGGACAGCAGAGTGAATCTCTTTGCCTGTGTATGCATATGAAAAGCCTTGGCAGGCTGTGAGAGCCGAAACAAAAGTGTAGCTGTTGGGGGCCGGACCAATGATCTGCATTTCTCTGAAAAACTCTAGAGTCTCGGAAGATANTTGCAG from Camelina sativa cultivar DH55 chromosome 7, Cs, whole genome shotgun sequence includes the following:
- the LOC104704113 gene encoding pentatricopeptide repeat-containing protein At3g63370, chloroplastic is translated as MQIIGPAPNSYTFVSALTACQGFSYAYTGKEIHSAVLKSNLSSELYVCNALIAMYTRCGKMLEAGRILRHMDKADVVTWNSLIKGYVQNFMYKEALGFFCDMIAAGHKPDEVSMTSVIAASGRLSNLLAGMELHAYVIKHGWDSYLQVGNTLIDMYSKCNRTCYMGRVFLRMHEKDLISWTTVIAGYAQNDCHVEALQLFRNVAKERMEIDELMLGSILRACSLLKSELIVKEIHCHILRKGLLDTVIQNELVDVYGKCRNMGYATRIFESIKGKDVVSWTSMISSSALNGNENKAVEIFRRMVETGLSADSVALLCILSTAASLSALKKGREVHGYVLRKGFFLEESIAVAVVDMYACCGDLQSAKVVFDGIERKGLLQFTSMINAYGMHGCGKASVELFNKMRHENISPDHISFLALLHACSHAGLLDEGRGFLKIMEHEYKLEPWPEHYVCLVDMLGRANCVVEAFEFVKMMKTEPTTEVWCALLAACRSHSEKEIGAIAAQRLLELEPKNPGNLVLVSNVFAEQGRWDDVERVRAKMKASGLEKHPGCSWIEIDGKVHKFTARDKSHPETKEIYEKLSEVTRKLEKEAGYLADTKFVLHNENEGEKVQMLHGHSERLAIAYGLLRTPDRACLRITKNLRVCRDCHIFCKLVSELFRRDIVMRDANRFHHFKSGLCSCGDFW